The Pirellulales bacterium genome segment AGCAATACCAATGGTCCGAAAACGACGCGCCACATGGCATAGGCTCCCGATCGCCGGCGTATTCAATGCCAGCCAGTATTCTATCCGCGCGCCGCGGTGGATTCCGCCGTCTCGACCGCTTCGAGATACGCCGCGGTCTCCTGGTCCATCGCCCCGTCGCCGGCCGGCAACAAGCGCGGGTCCATGATCTCCGACGGCAAGGCGTGGGGCACTTCGTCACCCGGCGAGTCGAGATGCTTGTCGAACGAGCCCGGGTCAATCCACATGCCGCGGTCGTCGATCATCATGGTGCCCAGATCGAAATCGAGATTCACCCGTTGCAATTCGTAGTTCACCCACACGCTGAGAAAATCGTTCTGCACGTCGAGCAGGTTGCCGAGCGAATCGACCAGGTCGCGCGCGGCGGTCACGCCCAGCACGCTTTGCTCGCCGGGCCGTGGCGGTTGCCGCAACCGCAGCGAGGTGATGTCCACCTGATCGATGGCGATGAACACCGCGGCGCGGCGCAATTCAAAGTTCAACAAATTCAACTCGATGGTGCGCAGATCGCTGCGCACCGAAAAATCGATCGAGTCGACAAACGCCATGTAGGCGCGGCGCGCCTGCAAGAACTCAATCACCGACTGCCGGTAGATGTTCCGTTCAGCGATCATGGCGAACGGCGCGTCAAACTGGAGCCCCACCCGCAGGCTGCCGTTCGTGCCGCGAAACTTCGCCGGGTTGTCGCCCACCGTCCCCAGGTCGCCATCGACCACTAGGTCGAGTCGCGAGCGCAGATCGTTGGCGTTGAACTCGATCAATCGCCATTGGTCGACGAGGCCGGCCCGGCTGTTCATCCAATCCAGGCGATGCCGCGAAGCGATGCGCAGCGCGTCGCGCGGATCGAGATCGATCGGTTGCAGCGTGATCGCGTCGAGCCGCACGCGCGCCTGGAGCAGTAGCAAACGCTCCATCACGCTCGAAAGATCAGTCCCCAGCCCGATCGCCTGCTCTCGTCCGGCGTTGGCTTGATCTCCCAGGGCCAGCACCCCTTGGCTCAGTTTTTCGAACTCGCCCAGCAGTTCCCGGTAGTCGCGGCGCATGTCGGCCCGGCGCTTTTCGAACGCCTCTGGCGAAAAGGTCGTGTCGCCGACTTCAACATTCTCCTCGGCGATTTGCTCGCGCAGCCGGCCGAGCGAGTCGATTCGCGTCTGGCGCCGATCGTCCAGCCGTTTGAAATCATCCTCAATCACCCCAAACCGGGCGGCGGCCGCGCGGCGCACGTCGATCAACTGCTCCACCAGCGCCGGATCGACCGGCTCGTCGTCCTCATTCGCCGGACTGCGCAAACCGTCGAGCAGCTTGCCGATGTCTTGCTGCACTTCCAATAACTCGGGCTGCAGGATCTCAAATTCTTCAAGCAACGGATCCTCCACCACCACCTCGGTATGCGGCGGCAGACCGAGCGTGAACTTGTAGCTGTCCAGGCTTGTCTGGTACGCCGCGCGGGCGGTCAGCAACCGGCTTTGCGCGTTGAATAGCGCCTGCCGCGCCAAGTCGACCTGAAAGCGGTCAATGCGCCCGGCGTCGTACGCGGCTTCGAGTTGCGCCAGGCTGTCGCGCAGACCGTTGACGTTGGCCTCGAGATTCTGAATTTGCATCGCGTCTTGCAACAGGCCGAGGTAGCCATTGGCCTGCGCCGCGCCGGCGCCGCCCGTCACGCCCACGCCGCCCGTGGGACCACTGGTGCCCACCCCACCCACGCGACCGAAGCCGCCAGCGCCCACGCCGCTGAAGCCTTGGAGACCGGCGCCGCCAAAGGTGCCGCCGCGACGCTGCGGTCCCTGGCCCGGCGAGCGTCCCGTGTAAAGCTGCACGTACATGCCTTGTTGGTAGCGCGCCATCTCGCGCACGTTGTAGAGCAGCGTGCGTTCGGCGAAGGTCAAGCGTTCCAGCACCCGCGCGCGCCCCGCCCCGCGCAAGAATGGCTGCACGAAGCCGAGATTCAGGAACGTGGTGTTCACGTTGGTGTTGGGCCCGGCGAACTGC includes the following:
- a CDS encoding TolC family protein, which codes for MRRIAPQLVLICLLSLLAGPGCTRMFWRKQADCESLTLIDKGQFDPRWQVLDYRVYPDRRSRFYDPFSPDYPPLPFDDPAAHRLMHCVDCKQGFPCWHRNGDNPNVENPDWQNYLPLNENGQVILDLQNSVELAYIHSRDYQNQLEDVYLSALDVTFERFRFDVQFFTTNNTNFFVAGPLRSPPNGSSQLTTSTNPGFRRMFASGGQLAVDFANSVVWQFAGPNTNVNTTFLNLGFVQPFLRGAGRARVLERLTFAERTLLYNVREMARYQQGMYVQLYTGRSPGQGPQRRGGTFGGAGLQGFSGVGAGGFGRVGGVGTSGPTGGVGVTGGAGAAQANGYLGLLQDAMQIQNLEANVNGLRDSLAQLEAAYDAGRIDRFQVDLARQALFNAQSRLLTARAAYQTSLDSYKFTLGLPPHTEVVVEDPLLEEFEILQPELLEVQQDIGKLLDGLRSPANEDDEPVDPALVEQLIDVRRAAAARFGVIEDDFKRLDDRRQTRIDSLGRLREQIAEENVEVGDTTFSPEAFEKRRADMRRDYRELLGEFEKLSQGVLALGDQANAGREQAIGLGTDLSSVMERLLLLQARVRLDAITLQPIDLDPRDALRIASRHRLDWMNSRAGLVDQWRLIEFNANDLRSRLDLVVDGDLGTVGDNPAKFRGTNGSLRVGLQFDAPFAMIAERNIYRQSVIEFLQARRAYMAFVDSIDFSVRSDLRTIELNLLNFELRRAAVFIAIDQVDITSLRLRQPPRPGEQSVLGVTAARDLVDSLGNLLDVQNDFLSVWVNYELQRVNLDFDLGTMMIDDRGMWIDPGSFDKHLDSPGDEVPHALPSEIMDPRLLPAGDGAMDQETAAYLEAVETAESTAARG